A part of Candida albicans SC5314 chromosome 2, complete sequence genomic DNA contains:
- a CDS encoding uncharacterized protein (Predicted uricase; ortholog of S. pombe SPCC1223.09; Spider biofilm induced), producing MQSELYSSTYGKGNVKFLKVKKDPSNPTVQDVLEANVQVLLRGKFDESYTKADNSSIVPTDTVKNTILVEAKTTDVWPIERFAAHLAKHFTTKYGHVDGIEVTIIQAKWSKIKLEGKEHAHSFKHEGPETRRTYLNYDKHTKKLQLSSSIKDLTVLKSTGSMFYGYNVCDYTTLQPTKDRILSTDVDASWTFDPTQIATLDDILSQPKLFDTTYNTARDVTLELFCKENSPSVQSTMYNMSHKILETVKQVGTVSYVLPNKHYILFNLEWKGIKDNKDLFYPAPDPNGLIKSTVGRKGDKAKF from the coding sequence ATGCAATCCGAATTATACTCCTCAACCTACGGTAAAGGTAAtgtcaaatttttaaagGTCAAAAAAGATCCATCAAACCCAACTGTGCAAGATGTTCTTGAAGCTAATGTCCAGGTTTTGTTGAGAggtaaatttgatgaatcGTACACCAAAGCCGACAACTCGTCGATTGTTCCTACTGATACGGTCAAAAACACGATTTTGGTTGAAGCCAAAACCACTGATGTTTGGCCAATTGAAAGGTTTGCTGCTCATTTAGCTAAACATTTCACCACTAAATACGGACATGTTGATGGGATTGAAGTTACCATTATTCAAGCCAAATGGTCAAAGATTAAGTTAGAAGGTAAGGAACATGCTCATTCATTCAAGCACGAAGGGCCAGAAACTAGACGTACTTATTTGAACTACGACAAGcacaccaagaaattacAATTGTCGTCCTCAATCAAGGACTTGACGGTGTTGAAATCAACTGGGTCCATGTTTTATGGGTATAATGTGTGTGACTACACCACTTTGCAACCTACCAAAGATAGAATCTTGTCGACTGATGTTGATGCTTCGTGGACATTTGATCCAACACAGATCGCTACTTTAGACGACATATTATCGCAACCAAAATTGTTTGACACCACATATAATACTGCTAGAGATGTCACATTAGAATTGTTCTGTAAAGAAAATTCTCCTTCGGTCCAATCCACCATGTACAACATGTCTCACAAGATTTTGGAAACCGTAAAGCAAGTTGGTACTGTTAGCTATGTTTTACCAAATAAACATTACATCTTGTTCAATTTGGAATGGAAGGGCATTAAAGACAACAAAGACTTGTTCTACCCAGCACCTGATCCAAA